gcttggatccaagtgacttattttagtctgactaaaaatagtctatttaagaggctaaagttccacccctaactaaagaggggctaaaactagtcttgagactaaaaaaaattagtcaggggtacccctactaaaatgtgaattagtcctctctctccttatttaactcctctcctttaacataggcgagttctggattgaagagtttggaggataataaatgctcattaacttgattttagtctctttagtatttagATCCAAGCATGgatgaggctagcaagttttagtcccactacttttagtcatgggactaaaacgtatccaagcaccctctctTAGAgccatgcatggcaataaataacgTACTACAtaatactaatatatgatactatatattagagcatggttaataatgtAGCCGACTGTTGGCTATAAGGAGATGCCACCTCACTTAGAGCCATCATGAAAAATACTCATATAATAGGTTGGCTCTTAGAATGGCTATTAGGTTGGCTGTAAGCATTTAATATTTGCATGAGCAAGGTATATGATTGGAAGAGAGTTGCATGCATACTATTTTTTCTTGATCTACGTGGTATAGCCGGGCTGTAGAATAAGAGCCCGCTtcactctctctcctctcttctcacTCCTTCAAGTAGGATTTTAGTGACATGGCAAGTCTTATAGCCTGCTGACTAGGCCTTGTTAAACTTGCTCTTAGGAAGGtagtagtatcatacactagtatcatatgatACTCTTcattacaaccagcctaatatgcatgcatgcatatgcatgaaaAAGAATAATTAACTATAATACGAAGGGCCGACGGCACATCAACCGTGATACCCTAACCCCTGATGCATGTATCTACAAGATGACACCAATGCATCCCCGCAATGTCGAAGAGATCATGCATTGGAGGAGGGAAGAACCGGAGAGCATGAAAAAGAATAATTGACTATAATGCGAAGGTTCTCCTCCATCACCTCGGATGGGTTGGCGTGGGGGAAAATATCTTCTTTTTTAATTTCTGGACCGTGTCTATAAATCATATATTGCTGGTTTACTAGGAAAAGGCGAAGCACACCGTTCATCAAGCCTAACACTCGTAACCGCAGGAAATACACTATTAACTGGGGCTCGGACAAAGATTCGGTAATCCGATGGCAATACTGCAGAACACCTTGGATTGATATGTCCCAAAAGGCGTTAATTCTTGCACCTGCCTCTTGGTGAATTTCATGTTGGTGACTTCTTCGTTTTTATGCCTTCCAAATAGCATATAAAAATACTATAATACTATGTCGCGTCGTCAACCGAGATCGGACCCTCCTCCGCTGGCTgctactcctcctcctcctggacCGCCGAGAGAACCATGtggtcgtcctcctcctccttctcgctTGTCTTTAGAGAACTTGAAGGTTGGCCTGCTGTAATGCAGGTTAGGTGTCGGACGTCCGCGGTGAGGACCCCTCGATGCGACGCTTCGGCGGAAGCATCACGTTGTAGGTGATTTTCTCCTAGACCATGGCAACGGCGGACAACGGGGAGATCGGCTATGAGTAGCGGTGGTAATGAAAGTGTGGGCAAGGGAAAAAAATGGGACGCGTACGATTTAGGGTGGGGTGGGAGGGAACAGTCGGCTTTAAAGCCAGAGTAGGTTCCTCGGACAGAGCAGCAGCCGGCGGGGCATGAATGTGTAGGTGGGGAGCCAATGTGCCTCATTGAATGTGGAGAGTAGTGTGAAACCTTAAGCATCGGGAAGGGTTTGGGGTGGAACCAGGGCGTCGGAATCCGACATGGTGGATGTCTGGACTCCCCTAGACCACCCCGGATttgaggttggactggggtagaTCGAACGTTCGATCTGGTCCAACCCAAATGAACGGCCGTGTTGGAGGCCTAAAACTGTCCGAACATATAGAAAAAAGAATGGATGAAGATGCTCTTAGTAGCGCAACTCTGATCTTCATTTCTAAAGATTCGTCAATGTTAATAACCATCCAATTAACATCTAGAGCCATACATATACAAAAAGGATAAAAGGTCTTGGTCAGATGGCTGTAAAACCGATTATTTAGTATTGTGATGAATACTCGTAATCTTATTTGTCCCACCCGCTTTATATTCTAGCTTTGTTGAGCTCacattttttttctattttatGGCTAATTACTACTAATTTTCACATCACATTATAAAAATAATCACAACACACTTCAATGCAGCAACCGCAAAATGGGCCATAGAAAGAGTTATTTCTAATTTGAATACTATTATTTTTGTACCAACTTGCACCATGATCAACAATTAGCATAGTTCTGCACACATTTTATAACAACACTCTGACTGTAACGTTATACAGTACTGATGGATTCTCATCCAGAAGAGTCGCTTCTCCAAACCACTCTATCTTCTGTACAGTAACCAACGGTATCAACCAATTAAGCAGATCACACATTGGTGGCAGCTCAATCTATACACACGTACAGTACCAGTGGTTGCTATATGTCTGTCTTTCTTCAATATGTTTGATCAAATTAAAGGCACCAGACGCTAGCCGATAACATTTCGAATTATTATCTTCTGCAATGTGTCTACGTGCGCATGCAACTGCTCGCACAATCCCATTCAGATAGCTTACGTAAAGCTAGTTAGGCGACTGCGATTTGGCGAAGGGTGCAATCGTAAGCTACATAAATACGAAAACAGCCTGCATATGATTTGATCGATCAGACGTAGATGGCTCATTCATAAAATGTGAATATATATGTGATTCAGGCGAGTACACGACGCTGGGACTTTGGGAGGGCTTGGCCATCGAGCGAACTAACTTGGTGGTTTTATCCATGAGGGGGCACGTCCTCCACGCATGGGCATAAGAACCCACTTTTAAAAATTGCATTTTAAAGACATTTTGAAATGTCAAAAAATCAAAAGAAACTTTCACTCATACATCTTCGTAATATGTGTGCGTGGCACAAAGTTGTGAGAAAAATCTTTTTTTTGCTTTGCTCCGCAAAGAAGACAAATTTCAGTACTTCTAAATAGCGTTCCACGACacattatttatttattgtcttttTTTGCACAGGCCAAAGAAAAAATTATTTTCGCGAAACTTTCTGCGTGCACAAGAATGTGAAGATGTATGTGTGAGACTTTTTTCATAGTTTTTTGGCATTTAGAAATAAGTTTTTGAAAGTGGGCTCATATGCCCATGGGTCCATTCATGCACTTCTCTTTTATGCATGTTGTATACATGCACTATGCTTTTCTAGACTTCGTCATATCAATGGCATCGTCAGCGTCCCTATTGCTTCTTAGAGTAGTGGCAACTTTTGTTCCTCCGAGCCTACATGCTCTGTCCGGGCTGAGAGCCCTGTAATAAACTGGACCTTTAACTGTTTCTATTTCTTGTTTTTTGTGGATCATATGTGTTCTGCCTGTGTAAGGGCTTTGTTAATTTAAAATTGGACGCCTCTGGCGTCTTTGTTCTAAAGAAAAGTGAGCCAATCTAGATCAAGTGCACCGGGTGCACCAGGGCACCACTCGCATTCTCTAGCCGTCGACGTCCCTTGGAGATATCAGCCTCTCAGGCATCTCCAATGTGGAGCAAATATACATTTTTAAATGTTCGTGAAGACGTTCAAACATGTCTAAAAACATTCAGACGGGCGTCGATCATCCAACATTATCCCCTACAAATCTCGGCGAAACCCGGACCATGCAAGCTATGCAACATTGGTAGATAGGTTTTGTTTTCACATTTTTAAAATGCACACTACATCTAAACACTACATCTAAATCCTAACCCTCGCCGTCGGTGATCAGGCCGATAACCTCAACGCTCATTGGTGGCGGGCTGAATCCATGGCATCTCGGCATACCCGGAGGCCACGGATGAGCGGCGGCCTCATCATCCTCCTTATCGGTTGTGTCATCCGCGAAAACTACAGCTCGCCGCATGTCCTCGATGTAGATCCAGCGCTCGTGCTCAATTGTGGGCACTCTACACGCACACGTAGACTGCCCGGTTCTCGACGACGAGGTTCAGATCTGTGAGGAGCGCCGCCACGGCTAAGGCATCCGCGTGCTCCTCATCGAATTATGCCTCGCCACGTAGTGCTCCTCCATGGAGAAGGGGGACATCTTCCCCTTCGGTCGCGACACCAGCCACCTCGCCTCTGTCGGCCACGTCATCAACTGAGATCAACTCCTCCTTCGTTGGCTGTTGTTCCTCCTCCTGGACCGCCAAGAGCACCTTGGGGTAGTCCTCGTCCTCCTACTCGCTCGTATTCAGATAacttgaaaattggcatgctgtATTGCAGGTCATGTGTCGGACGTCCACGGTGAGGACCCCTTAGCGTGACGCTTCGGCCGGAGCATCATGTTATAGGTGATTTGCTTCCAGACCATGGCGACGGCGGACAACGGGGAGATCGACTTCGAGTAGCGGGGTAACAAAAGTGTGGGAAAAAATATGATGTGTACGATTGGGGGTGGGGGCAGCCGACTTCAAAGCCGGAGTAGGTTCCTCGGACAGAGGAGCAGCCAACGGGGCATGAATGCAGATAGGTGGGGAGCAATGATCCCTGGATTTTTTATTAATAGTAACTAATAATTCAATAATTACGAAAGTAATAAAGGGACGTCGCCCACCTTCATCTCCCCACCTACCACGCCGGCCCTGGCCTCCGGCTTATCCCGACCACCCACCTTCCCATGGACCGCCTTGGCCTCCGTGTCATCGCCCACATCCTCAGGACCGCCTCAACCTCCGGCGCATCCCAGACGCCCACATCCCACGGCTGCCCCCGACATCCTCACGGCCAAAGTGGTTCGATAGAGGACGTCGTTGCGGCAGCATCGGCAAGCCGGATGGAGGTGGTCGTCCATCTCTCTTCTCTCCACTGCTTCTCTGTACGTCGTCCCAACCATTGATAGCAGCGTGGATTGTCGCAGGGTGCTACACTATAATTTTTCCTCATAGAAAGTACTCCGGCCATGCATTCTGCTAATCTCCAATTAAACAGTACTCCGACCAGGAATTCTGCTAGTCTCCAATTGATGATTTCAGTGTATATGCTTTCAGAAACAGTACAGGGAGTAGATGCTTTCAAATTACTTCTTATTAATGATTTACTATTTGTCTCATATTATGGTTAATAGATTCATATGACAGTAACATCTATGAAATGATAAAAATTAGTTCTATAGCTTTCATAAAAGGTATTGTGCACCGAACCAAACTAATATAAATTTCAGAACTGTTATGAAATAACCTAGTACTTGAGTAGTTGAGCATAATTTATTCATATGCTATATTGTTGTAGCTTTACAGATTTCACTGACTGCCTAGGCATAGCTAAAACCATTGAATTGTTTGAGCTTTATTTATGAGTGTAGTAATGTGAAGAATAAATTGAAATGACTGCTTTGATATTTCACTTCAACATCTTACTCGTTCTTTTTATGTTGTAACGGGGTCTTGAAATGGATATAGATGGATGTTTTAGTGATTTGTTATGGATGCCTCACAGCCAGCACAACATATCCAAAACTTAGGAAAATGTGAGTATCCTTTAAATTCGCGTCTGGTAGACTTAGTGGTCAACTAAAGACTAATTGTAGTGTGTATTGATGCAGCCTAACATTTGCTTGAATGTACGGTGTCACTGTGTTGGTATCCCATTTGATCCTCTATGTACATAAACTTTAGAGAACCTTGGTTTTTATCAGATTGCCAAGATGAGGAAAATCACTGTCGACAAATATTTGATATCAGCATTGATGGAGCGTTGGCGACCTGAGACAAATAGTTTTCACCTACTTGTTGGAGAAATGACTATTACGTTACAGTAAACCACTTGTTGGCAAAGCTGATACACAATGGTCAGAATTAGTTGAGATGTTGCTTGGGATTCCCGTGGATGAACAACACATGAAACAAAAGAAAAGGCGAAAAGGTGATGACAATATTGTTGTGAGGAATTCACAATACTCTCTAAATTTGGGTAAACTGCGGGATCGCTTCATTGTGTTGTTGGATAATCCAATGGACAAGGAGATTAATTGGCATGCTTGAGCACTTGTTCTAGAGATTCTTGGCTCCATAGTCTTTACGGATACATCTAGAGATGGAGTGCCAGCTATGTATCTCCAATTTATGCATGATTTAGGACAACTAACAGAGTATAATTGGGGAGCAGCTGCTCTTGCTCTGCTGTATAGACAATTGAGCATGGGTGCTGAGAAGAAGAGACTAGAAATTTCAGGGCCTTTATTGATGCTACAGTTATGGTCTTGGTCCCGTTTGCCACTTGGTTGCTCTAAAGTTATTTTTGAGAAGCCCAAAGAAGGAGAGGAACCTGGTGAAGAGGAAGCACACTTGAGTTATAACCCTATTTTTGGAGCAAAGTGGTGTGTTGCACATGTGTTTGATGTCCCTCATAATGTCGGTATTGTATTTTTCTCACCAAATTGTTACTCATCATTTATGTTATGACAAACGATTTTATTAACTTGCAATCAAATATATAGGTACTTAATATTATCGAAATCAGATTGATTTTCAGCTATGCCTAGGCAGTCAGTGAAATCAGTAAAGCTAGAGCAATATAGCATATGAATCAATTATGCTCAACTACTCAAGTACTAGGTTATTTCTTCATAACAGTTCTGAAATTGAAATTTATATTAGTTTGGTTCGATGCAAAATACCTTTTATGAAAGCTATAGAACTAATTTATATCATTTCATAGATGTTACTGTCATATGAATCTATTAACCAGAATATGGGACAAATAGTAAATCATTAATAAGAAGTAATTTGAAAGCATCTACTCCCTGTACTGTTTCTGAAAGCATCTACACTGAAATCATCCATTGAAGACTACCAGAATTCATGGTCGGAGTACTGTTTAATTGGGGACTAGCAGAATGTGTGGCCGGAGTACCTTCTATGAGGAAAAACTACAGTGTACCACCCTGTGACAATCCACGATGCTATCAATGGTTGGGACGACATACGGAGAAGCAGTGAGAAGACAGAGGGACGAGCACCTTTGTCTGACTTGTTGATGCTGCCGCAGCGGCATCCTCTACCCAAACCCTTTTGCGGTGAGGATGTCGGGGACAGCCGTGAGGATATGGGCGTCGGGGATGCGCCGGAGGTCGGGGCAGTCGTGAGGATGTGGGGGATGATGCGGAGGCCGAGGTGGTCCATGGGAAGGTGGGTGGGCGGGATGAGCTGGAGGCCAGTGCCGGCGTGGTAGGCGGGGAGATGAAGGTGGGCAATGGGGACGAGATGGATGCGGCATCCGCCAGCACTATCTGGTTCAGGGAGTCGGGGCTAGACCTAATCAAATGGTGGATGCTAGCAAAAGTAGCGTTCAGGCTGGGACGTTATTTGCATCAGCGTCCATGTTGGGACGTTGTTGTCCACCACGGTCTTACTAGTTTTTTTCACTAGCCCTTTATTACTTTTGTAATTACTGAATTAttagttactactccctccttcccataATGTTAGGCATATTAGTTTCTACACCAAAATTAGCGTAGGTTTACTTGAGCGATCCAATCTCAAATGAAGAGGACGCTCTGAGCTAACCGAACTATAGACCTAGCCAGCAATTTGTTTTCGTTTCCAGAAAAATAGGGATCGTTAGTGATGGCCGTAACTGAATGAGAGATAAAGGCACGTGTGTCTTAGATTATGGGATTGCATGAAAATCTTATACGCCTAAGAttttgggaaggagggagtattaatAAAAAAAATTGGCAATTTTTGCATTGAACATTTGTGTAACAATTTTAGAATGCAGATTGAGCCGACATTTCCTATTTAGCGCTGCAGGCGTCCGTTACAATGCAATTTGCAAACGGGCGCCTGCAGCAGTCCaagctgggccggcccactcTAATTTTGCGGAAACGTTAAAAAGTGAGAGAACTGGGAATCGAACCCACGCCGGACTCGTTAAGACATCGCGCTTGTTGTGTGCTAAGTTCAGTCGctctttctttttattttgtttcttctGGTTCGCGAATTCTTGACGGTTTTATTCGtttttcccttttttttctttctttttttaatGCGTGATTTTTTGAAAGAATGTCATGTTTTTTAAATCGTTGTACTTTTTCAGATTACATGAACTTTATTCacattcgatgaactttttctgaattcgatgaacttttttcagattacgtgaacttttttcaaattcgatgaacaatttttttaaaatcgatgaactttttccagattacatgaacttttttcaaatttggtgaactttttctgaattcaatgaactttttttaaaatttgatgaacttttttcatattacatgaactcttttcaaattcgatgaacttttttcagattacatgaacttttttaaattcgatgaacttttttaaatacgatgaactttttttgaattcgATGAAATTTTTTCGAATTCAATGAATCTTTTTCAaaaccgatgaacttttttcgaatctaatgaactttttttgaattcgatgaactttttttcgaatccgatgaacttttcttcgaatttggtgaactttttttgaattcaatgaacttttttttaaaatcgatgaacctttttcatttttttgaactttgcttaaaatttgatgaactttttttcgaaTTTACTTTTTTTTTAgataatttatattgagtatatATTAATGTTTTACTGCACGAAAAGGTTAACTAGAACTATTTTCTTGTAGAAGACAACAAACTTAGTTTGTTCTGGTGGTTAGTGTGGTGCACTCGCAACAAAGCGATCCAGAGTTTGAATCCCCAGCTATCCTCAGGTTTTATTGCTTTTTAACTTCAAAAGCGATTGAGTGCAAGCGCgggttgggccggcccatgccAGCGACGCTGCAGGCGCCAGCTCGTTAACGGGCGCCTGCAGCGCTGACTAGGAGCTCCCGATTGAGCTGTACCCAGGCCCAAGGTGTGGAATGTTTTTCTTCCACCTACCTATAGGTTTTGTACAGGGCCCAGATGCAACAGCCCAACACGGCCTAGGCCCCAGGCACAAAGGGCCCAGTCAACGTGTCGACCTAGCCACGCACGGACGCACCGTCTCGCAGGATTGCAGCAGTCTGGTTGCGCCGCCCTCTGCGACCTAGCTGCCTGGTTGTGGACGTCCGCCGTCCGTTCCCCTCCCGGCCTCCCTTGCCCGCCGGCGTTTCGCCTCGCGCCAGCCGCCGTGCTGCTCCAGCCGGGTGCCGCCGCGCCGGCCCTACCTTCTCCGGgctctcccccgcccacggggcCAGGActgcccccgccgccgcctctgccTGCTACTACTTGGTTGGTAGGGCCAGTGCCAGCCGGCCAGGTCGCTGGGTAATTTTCTCACGCAGTTTTAGTTTTAGCATGTGTGTGATTCAATATGTGGAAAACTGCTACAGCCGGTAAACCTACTGGAACTAGTTATATGTCTATGTGTATCAGTGTATGTAGAAGAAATTGAGTTGAAATTAAAACTGAAGATGAGAGATCTTTTTCACCGGTTTTGTGTAGTTATGGGAAGCACAGATAAAGCAAACAATTGATTTGGTACTTTTTTGTATCCAACATACTATTATCTGTACTTTGACATTTTTATCTATTTTGCTACATCGTTAAGCATTGAGTTAAAATTCTTGATTTATTGAGAAATTAAGCTTCATTTGTGTGTTTTCGTATGGGTATATTTTCTGAAATGTTATGACGTATTTCTTGGATAGTTATAAGTGCCAAAGTTTTTTAATGTTGCTGAGAAAAAATTGGCACAAGGTTTGCTTCAATCTTGGCTCTGCCACTGCGCAGTAGCGCTGATGTTTCCCAATTTCCATCCGGATCCAGTTGCTAGGGTTGGCTTCCTGATTATTCTCTGAAACCTGAACGCTAGAGGTCATAGCAGTTACTAATTTCTTTCCAGAACTGCTGTGCTTCAATCGTTCAATAGGGTTTACAAATCCACTAGTTTATAGACCATGAAGCTGCGATCTGCTAACTGAAAATACTTCAATAGGTTGGTCTGGATCTTCAGTAGAGGACATAGTTTGATGGTTTTGCATTATAAGGGTATCAGTTGAGGTGTTTTCTAGCTAAATGATTGATGTTTAGATTATTAGAAAAGTAGCAAGAAAATGTATTCAGTAAACCTGGATACTCAGCTAGTTTGCTTGTTGAAACATTGAGTCTTTAAATAAGATTTGCTGGTGCCTTGTGCAGAGCTGATGGGTTAGTTACCTCTTGTATGTTCGAAaacttgttttgttttgtatGTCATGCTTGCAGCAGTACTTTTTATATTTCCCTAATTACACAATTTCAGTTCATGCCATTGCACTAGTATTTTGTAGAGGCAAAAGGGTTTTACGGCGATATCCAATTAGGCTATTAAATGACAAGGACATCAGAGAACAGAACCACATATATAGTCATATTACATTACCATTATACTATTGTACCAAATACGTGTGCCTGAAGTAGGTCAAGGTTCTCTCATGTCTTAACGCTTATTGATCTATTCCATTGTGATTGCCATATGTTAATTTTAGCTACTTTTGCTCCGTTGTTAACAGTTAACACTAACTGTCATGTCTATTATATGTTTTCTAGTTATTATTTGAAATAGGAGATTCAGCTTGGGGTATTTTGAAATATGTTTTATTAGAGACAAGATCTCGTACTTTTGCACAACACATTTTGTTCATGTGTTTTCAGCACTTTATTGCTTCTATGTCGCAACATGCTAGAAATCGGAACCTTTAAATTCTGTGGGTTGCTTATGAATGTATGGTATGCAGATGATTGTATTCTGAAGTGATTTACTTATATTTGGAAAATGAATTGGCATTGTTTCGCAGTTTTGTCATGGACTCTAACATGAAGGAGCTTCAAGAGGCTCTGGTTGACATTGAAACTGATGCAGAGCAACTTCTTCTAGCTAGACATGAGGTACGTATGGGTTGCTAATTTATTCTATTATTTTTGTCATATATATGAATGCTGATATCTTATGGTTTGTTCTTGTGTGAGGATCAGCTTGTGCAAAATGACAAGATGAGGAATGCTAACAGGGAGGCGTTGACAGCCCTCCGGAAAAGAGCCAGGACAACCAAAAGTAGTGTTCCATCTCCCTTTGACATCGTAATGAAAGAAATGGAAGGAACCTCAGGCAAGCAGCTGGTAAAGGAGATATGCTCAACTTGTGGAAACCACGACCCCAAGGAACATACCTGGCTAATGTTTCCAGGATCAGATATTTTTGCCCGTGTTCCATTTCATGCAACACACACTATTCTGGAAGAAGGTACCTTTTTTATCTGGATCTATGAATTCGGTGCATTTCGGTCCTGTCGAAGTAGGTTTGATGCACGCAAAGCCTCAAAATCAAGGAGGGTTTATTTCAAGTTTATTCAAAAGTCTGTTGAATTGCTCCTGTTCACCGCATGAATTCCTTACCTGGTGAAAAGTAGTGATCTGATTCCGTAATTGTGTCATAGTTGCGGCATTTTCTTTGCGTGCAATTTTTTGAAGTGACTGTTACAGAAGCTCAGGGTTAGAATGATTATGCAATTCCTTATCGCATTTCTTCACAATGTTGCAGATCAAGAACGCCTAGACTTCGACACCAAGAAGCTGCAGAGCTTTGTGAAGGAGAAGTCATTTCTGATCTCCGAGAAGGGCGCCCTTGCTGACAAGATCAGCCCTGGGATCGTGAAATCCCTTGTCAGCCTCACAGATAATCCTAAGTAGCTAGGCACATTACAGGAGGCAAAGGCAGCTCGCCTCAATGCCGAGTAGTCCACATGAAAGTCACACCTGAACTGTTCAATGGTTTCAGCAACTGAAATGTTTCTGGAAACATGTGATTCGACGGGTTGAGCAACTGAAATGTTGTTCCTGGAAGC
The Aegilops tauschii subsp. strangulata cultivar AL8/78 chromosome 3, Aet v6.0, whole genome shotgun sequence genome window above contains:
- the LOC109739155 gene encoding uncharacterized protein translates to MDSNMKELQEALVDIETDAEQLLLARHELVQNDKMRNANREALTALRKRARTTKSSVPSPFDIVMKEMEGTSGKQLVKEICSTCGNHDPKEHTWLMFPGSDIFARVPFHATHTILEEDQERLDFDTKKLQSFVKEKSFLISEKGALADKISPGIVKSLVSLTDNPK